In Leptospiraceae bacterium, one genomic interval encodes:
- a CDS encoding PIN domain-containing protein, giving the protein MGKSNITSENLSDYTGIILDTSFLVAIRDSRNPFYKESNKYFQHFLDNKIPCYISVISIGEYCVKGNEDELPLQDTRTIIYDAYHAKIAGNLAAILFSERIKKQLDVTERIIIPNDVKIFAQAEANKDISHCITSDRDFKTIYESLKKNKKLPRLNILDSSKPFNEEMRILIQA; this is encoded by the coding sequence GTGGGGAAAAGTAATATTACGTCTGAAAATCTTTCCGATTACACTGGTATTATTTTGGATACTAGTTTCTTGGTTGCAATTCGAGATTCAAGGAATCCATTTTATAAAGAATCAAATAAGTATTTTCAGCATTTTCTGGATAACAAAATACCCTGCTATATATCTGTAATATCTATTGGGGAATATTGTGTTAAGGGAAATGAAGACGAGCTCCCATTGCAGGATACTAGAACTATAATATATGATGCGTATCACGCAAAGATAGCAGGCAACTTAGCAGCTATTTTATTTTCAGAAAGAATAAAAAAACAATTAGATGTAACGGAAAGAATTATAATTCCAAATGATGTAAAAATATTTGCTCAAGCAGAGGCGAACAAAGACATATCTCATTGTATAACTAGCGATAGAGATTTCAAGACAATCTATGAATCTTTAAAAAAGAATAAAAAATTGCCTAGACTAAATATTCTTGATTCATCCAAACCTTTTAATGAAGAAATGAGAATTTTAATTCAGGCGTAG
- a CDS encoding type II secretion system protein GspG, giving the protein MKRNYSLNLKRGMTLVELSVVVLILGAIIALVAFNIDVIGTKESVNKLKLKKDSQELQIALEQYTNKYGRMPTEEQGLSALVEKPNSGEVPENYKPILNNKSSILDPWKTEYKLRIDSNGDYEIITLGMDKKEGGEGKNTDFNILKADNYPKEFQ; this is encoded by the coding sequence ATGAAAAGAAATTATTCTTTAAATTTAAAACGCGGGATGACTCTCGTAGAACTCTCTGTTGTAGTCTTAATTCTTGGTGCAATAATTGCACTCGTTGCTTTTAACATCGATGTTATTGGAACCAAAGAGTCAGTGAACAAATTAAAATTAAAAAAAGATTCACAAGAATTGCAAATCGCTCTTGAGCAATACACAAATAAATATGGAAGAATGCCAACTGAAGAACAAGGATTATCCGCTTTAGTTGAGAAACCAAATTCCGGAGAAGTTCCAGAAAATTACAAACCAATCCTGAATAATAAGTCTTCAATTTTAGACCCATGGAAAACAGAATATAAACTCAGAATAGATTCAAATGGAGACTATGAAATAATAACTCTCGGTATGGATAAAAAAGAAGGCGGAGAGGGAAAAAATACTGACTTTAATATTTTGAAAGCAGACAATTACCCGAAAGAATTTCAATAA